In Struthio camelus isolate bStrCam1 chromosome 22, bStrCam1.hap1, whole genome shotgun sequence, one DNA window encodes the following:
- the CXCR5 gene encoding C-X-C chemokine receptor type 5: MGPVSYSSETYDLSQVELSGYYEAENTTPSLDGYFCFNPASSVVGNQSDPFRKIFMPLIYLLMFVLGTVGNALVLVILERFKRSRTTTENFLFHLTLANLALLLTFPFSVVESLAGWVFGTFLCKILSAVHKINFYCSSMLLGCIGVDRYLAIVYAIHTYRKRRARSIHLTCMGVWLCSLLLTLPDLIFMEVWTDESNRSICYFPEVGIHGNNVWLATRFLYHTVGFFVPLLVMCYCYMAIVRTLCQSQRLQRQKAVRVAILVTGVFLLCWSPYHIVIFLNTLTKLEAFSKNCLLEDQLDTAIMVTEAIGFTHCCLNPILYAFIGVKFRNDFFRILQELGCISQETLQEILEVTRKGSGIESDNTTSISTF, from the exons ATGGGGCCTGTCAGCTACTCCTCAGAGACCTACGACTTG AGCCAGGTGGAGCTAAGCGGTTACTATGAAGCTGAGAACACCACCCCTTCTTTGGACGGCTACTTCTGCTTCAACCCAGCCTCATCTGTGGTTGGCAACCAGAGCGATCCTTTCAGAAAGATCTTCATGCCCCTCATCTATCTACTGATGTTTGTGTTGGGGACTGTGGGCAATGCCCTGGTCCTAGTCATACTAGAGAGGTTCAAGCGGTCTCGCACTACCACTGAAAACTTCCTCTTCCACCTCACCCTGGCCAACCTGGCACTGTTGCTTACCTTTCCCTTCAGCGTGGTGGAGAGCCTGGCTGGGTGGGTGTTTGGGACTTTCCTCTGCAAGATCCTTAGTGCTGTCCACAAGATCAACTTCTATTGCAGCAGCATGCTGCTGGGATGCATTGGGGTGGACCGCTACCTGGCCATCGTGTATGCAATCCACACCTACCGGAAACGCAGAGCTCGCTCCATTCACCTCACCTGCATGGGCGtctggctctgctccctgctcttgaCCTTACCTGATCTCATCTTCATGGAAGTCTGGACAGATGAGAGCAATCGCAGCATTTGCTATTTTCCAGAGGTTGGGATTCATGGCAATAACGTGTGGCTAGCGACCCGCTTCTTGTACCACACTGTGGGCTTCTTTGTGCCCTTGCTGGTCATGTGTTACTGCTACATGGCCATTGTGAGGACTCTGTGCCAATCCCAGCGCCTGCAGAGGCAAAAAGCTGTCAGAGTAGCCATTCTGGTGACAGGAGTGTTCCTGCTCTGCTGGAGCCCATACCACATCGTCATCTTTCTGAACACACTTACCAAGCTGGAAGCCTTCAGCAAGAACTGCCTCCTGGAAGACCAGTTAGACACAGCCATCATGGTGACAGAGGCCATTGGCTTCACACACTGCTGCCTCAACCCCATCCTCTACGCTTTCATCGGGGTCAAGTTCCGTAACGACTTCTTCCGGATCCTGCAGGAGCTCGGCTGCATAAGCCAGGAGACCCTGCAGGAGATTCTGGAGGTGACAAGGAAGGGCAGCGGGATTGAGTCTGACAATACCACCTCTATTTCCACTTTTTAA